Proteins encoded together in one Sporichthyaceae bacterium window:
- a CDS encoding reductase produces CPGTHTSSDATTGAAVFTRRRPLATRLVINQQLTAAGSAKDVRGFEFALDDGCAYSVGDALGVWPRNDEAVVAEWLTVTGLDAEATVTLDDRRAMTLRTAATECLDIVRITPQLLRFVAERHSSRELHTLLRPDNKISLAQWLWGRQAMDLLAEFTVRADLEEWLGVLKPLTPRLYSISSSPLVAPERVALTVSAVRYQYSGRTRHGVCSTFLADRSQERPVQVFLQRSPNFRPPTVGDAAMIMIGPGTGVAPFRGFLQERRALGHTGRNWLFFGEQRSATDFYYRDELRAAHADGLLTRLSLAFSRDQRQKVYVQDLIRAAGAELWRWLADGASVYVCGDATRMAKDVHLALLDIARDHGRLGDGAEDWLSGLVATKRYRRDVY; encoded by the coding sequence TGTCCGGGCACCCACACTTCTTCGGACGCAACGACCGGGGCGGCGGTGTTCACCCGGCGGCGCCCGCTGGCCACTCGGCTGGTGATCAACCAGCAGCTGACCGCGGCGGGCTCGGCCAAGGACGTGCGCGGCTTCGAGTTCGCGCTCGACGACGGCTGCGCCTACTCCGTCGGCGACGCGCTGGGCGTGTGGCCGCGCAACGACGAGGCGGTGGTCGCCGAGTGGTTGACGGTCACCGGGCTCGACGCCGAGGCCACCGTCACCCTCGATGACCGGCGGGCCATGACGCTGCGCACCGCGGCCACCGAGTGTCTGGACATCGTGCGAATCACCCCGCAGCTGCTGCGGTTTGTGGCCGAGCGCCATTCCAGCCGGGAACTACACACCCTGCTGCGCCCGGACAACAAGATCAGCCTGGCGCAGTGGTTGTGGGGCCGACAGGCCATGGACCTGCTCGCCGAGTTCACGGTGCGCGCCGACCTGGAGGAGTGGCTGGGTGTGCTCAAGCCGTTGACGCCCCGGCTGTACTCGATCTCCTCCAGCCCGCTGGTGGCGCCCGAGCGGGTGGCGCTGACCGTGTCCGCCGTGCGCTACCAATACTCCGGACGCACTCGCCACGGCGTCTGCTCGACGTTCCTGGCGGACCGGAGCCAGGAACGCCCGGTGCAGGTATTTCTGCAGCGCTCGCCGAACTTCCGCCCGCCGACGGTCGGCGACGCTGCGATGATCATGATCGGGCCGGGCACCGGGGTGGCCCCGTTTCGCGGCTTCCTGCAGGAGCGTCGGGCACTCGGGCACACCGGGCGCAACTGGTTGTTCTTCGGCGAGCAGCGCTCGGCCACCGACTTCTACTACCGCGACGAATTACGGGCCGCGCACGCCGACGGCCTGCTGACCAGGCTGTCCCTGGCCTTCTCCCGCGACCAACGGCAGAAGGTCTACGTGCAGGACCTGATCCGCGCGGCCGGCGCCGAGTTGTGGCGATGGCTGGCCGACGGCGCTTCCGTCTACGTGTGTGGGGATGCCACCCGGATGGCCAAGGACGTGCACCTCGCTTTGCTGGACATCGCCCGCGACCACGGCCGGCTGGGCGATGGCGCCGAGGACTGGCTGTCCGGGTTGGTGGCCACCAAGCGATACCGGCGCGACGTCTACTAG
- a CDS encoding lysophospholipid acyltransferase family protein, protein MLYRGMKVTLGPVLNVAYRPVVEGLEYVPTSGPGILAGNHVSFSDHFFVPLVIDRKVIYLAKADYFNRKGLAGRLTAGFFNAVGQKPVDRSSGRAGLAAIQTAVTVLAEANLLGIYPEGTRSPDGRLYRGRVGVARLWLQSRAPLLPCAVIGTDVVQPPGRRIPRIAPVSVRFGPPMDLERYAGRKRDALLFREVTDDIMKEIQKLSGQEYVNEYASTVKEKLAAGGV, encoded by the coding sequence GTGCTCTACCGGGGTATGAAGGTCACCCTCGGGCCTGTGCTCAACGTCGCCTACCGCCCGGTTGTCGAAGGTCTGGAGTACGTGCCGACCAGCGGACCCGGCATCCTGGCGGGCAACCACGTCTCGTTCTCCGACCACTTTTTCGTGCCGCTGGTGATCGACCGCAAGGTCATCTACCTGGCGAAGGCCGACTACTTCAACCGCAAGGGCCTGGCAGGTCGGTTGACCGCCGGGTTCTTCAACGCTGTCGGGCAGAAGCCGGTGGACCGATCCAGCGGCCGCGCGGGTCTGGCCGCCATCCAGACCGCGGTGACTGTGCTCGCCGAGGCCAACCTGCTCGGCATCTACCCGGAGGGCACCAGGTCGCCGGACGGGCGGCTCTACCGCGGTCGGGTGGGCGTGGCTCGGCTCTGGCTGCAGTCCCGCGCGCCGCTGCTGCCCTGCGCGGTGATCGGCACCGACGTGGTGCAGCCGCCGGGTCGGCGCATCCCGCGCATCGCGCCGGTGTCGGTGCGGTTCGGCCCGCCGATGGACCTGGAGCGCTACGCGGGCCGCAAACGCGACGCGTTGCTGTTTCGCGAGGTGACCGACGACATCATGAAAGAGATCCAGAAACTGTCCGGCCAGGAGTACGTGAACGAGTACGCCTCCACGGTCAAGGAGAAGCTCGCGGCGGGCGGCGTCTAG
- a CDS encoding sigma-70 family RNA polymerase sigma factor: protein MVRAAAPLRAVVSGPSVAAPVERLEDLLEKVARGDHAAFTEIFNRVSGPVHGLVRRVLRDPAQSEEVTQEVLINVWRSAARFDPAKGSAMAWIMTMAHRRAVDRVRSEQSAADRARRVGSRQTNTAFDEVAETVEIRLEREAVRRCLGSLTDLQRNSIELAFYSGNSYREVAELLDVPLGTVKTRMRDGLIRLRDCLGVTA from the coding sequence ATGGTCAGAGCTGCAGCCCCGCTGCGCGCCGTTGTGTCCGGCCCGTCGGTGGCCGCCCCGGTGGAGCGCCTCGAGGATTTGCTGGAGAAGGTGGCCCGCGGCGACCACGCCGCGTTCACCGAGATCTTCAACCGGGTGTCCGGCCCGGTGCACGGCCTGGTCCGCCGCGTGCTGCGCGATCCTGCGCAGTCCGAGGAGGTCACCCAAGAAGTGTTGATCAACGTCTGGCGCTCGGCTGCCCGGTTCGACCCGGCGAAGGGCAGCGCCATGGCCTGGATCATGACCATGGCCCACCGCCGCGCGGTGGACCGGGTCCGCTCCGAGCAGTCAGCCGCCGATCGGGCGCGGCGGGTCGGCAGCCGCCAGACGAACACTGCTTTCGATGAGGTGGCGGAGACCGTGGAGATCCGGCTCGAGCGCGAAGCGGTACGCCGCTGCCTCGGGTCGCTGACCGATCTGCAGCGCAACTCGATCGAGTTGGCCTTTTACAGCGGCAACAGCTACCGCGAGGTCGCCGAGCTGCTGGATGTGCCGTTGGGCACCGTGAAGACGCGGATGCGCGACGGCCTGATTCGGCTGCGCGACTGCCTGGGGGTGACGGCGTGA
- a CDS encoding anti-sigma factor, translating to MTDLHALSGAYVLGALDAGEQAEFETHLRSCSSCRVEVRELRETTALLGIAAAQPAPPALRAAVLDEIGRTRQLPPLVVSLQARTRGPGFALRRWGLTAAACLAVLTLGLGAYASHLRQENSDLHQRGDQISALQTAADARTVIASAGGATATVTLSRSAGEMEFLSNGLLMHSGRTYQLWLIGPNGPRSAGIFTTDNGKHAPRLFSGPGDATVLAVTEEPAGGSAQPTTQPILTLPLPTV from the coding sequence GTGACGGATCTGCATGCGTTGTCCGGCGCGTACGTCCTCGGGGCGTTGGACGCCGGTGAGCAGGCCGAGTTCGAAACTCACCTGCGGTCCTGCAGCTCGTGCCGGGTGGAGGTCCGCGAGCTGCGGGAAACCACGGCACTGCTCGGCATCGCGGCTGCCCAACCGGCGCCCCCCGCGCTGCGCGCCGCAGTACTGGACGAGATCGGCCGGACCCGTCAGCTACCGCCGCTGGTGGTCTCGCTGCAGGCCCGGACCCGTGGACCCGGCTTTGCGTTGCGCCGGTGGGGATTGACCGCCGCCGCCTGCCTGGCCGTGCTCACTCTGGGGCTGGGTGCCTACGCCAGTCATCTGCGGCAGGAGAACTCCGACCTGCACCAACGCGGTGATCAGATCTCCGCGCTGCAGACGGCTGCCGACGCCCGGACGGTCATCGCCTCCGCCGGCGGGGCGACCGCCACGGTCACCCTGTCCCGATCGGCCGGCGAGATGGAATTCCTGTCCAACGGCCTGCTCATGCACTCCGGGCGGACTTACCAGCTGTGGTTGATCGGCCCGAACGGCCCACGCTCGGCGGGCATCTTCACCACCGACAACGGAAAGCACGCCCCGCGACTGTTCTCCGGCCCCGGTGACGCCACCGTTCTGGCGGTGACCGAGGAGCCCGCGGGCGGCTCTGCGCAGCCGACCACGCAGCCGATTCTCACGTTGCCATTGCCCACGGTGTGA
- a CDS encoding DUF5999 family protein yields MCPHEPHCPSADAHDREAAHTIATHPEQGWSLLCNGVVLFEDNGEILPSGVVIPGHRPSDRRFAVA; encoded by the coding sequence ATGTGCCCCCATGAGCCCCACTGCCCTTCGGCCGACGCGCATGACCGCGAGGCCGCCCACACCATCGCCACTCACCCGGAGCAGGGCTGGAGTCTGCTGTGCAACGGCGTGGTCCTGTTCGAGGACAACGGCGAGATTCTGCCGAGCGGCGTGGTGATTCCCGGTCATCGCCCCAGCGATCGCCGGTTCGCCGTCGCCTGA
- a CDS encoding MerR family transcriptional regulator, with amino-acid sequence MLAKGEQGLLFEPEVTTLPDDVGYRGPTACSAAGITYRQLDYWARTGLVEPSIRPAHGSGTQRLYGFRDILVLKIVKRLLDAGISLQQIRQAVGYLRHRGIAELATLTLVSDGATVYECASPGEVVDILAGGQGVFGIAVGKVWREVEGSLAELPGERPADDDEHSDELAARRAARRTG; translated from the coding sequence ATGCTGGCCAAGGGCGAGCAGGGCTTGCTGTTCGAGCCGGAGGTCACCACGCTGCCCGATGATGTGGGCTACCGCGGGCCGACCGCCTGTTCGGCGGCAGGCATCACCTATCGACAGCTGGACTATTGGGCGCGCACCGGTCTGGTGGAGCCGAGTATTCGGCCCGCCCACGGCTCGGGCACCCAGCGGCTGTACGGGTTCCGCGACATCCTGGTGCTCAAGATCGTCAAGCGCCTGTTGGACGCCGGCATCTCGTTGCAGCAGATTCGGCAGGCGGTCGGTTACCTGCGCCACCGAGGCATCGCCGAGTTGGCTACGTTGACCCTGGTTTCCGACGGCGCCACCGTCTACGAGTGCGCCTCGCCGGGTGAGGTGGTCGACATCCTGGCCGGTGGTCAGGGCGTGTTCGGTATCGCCGTCGGCAAGGTGTGGCGTGAGGTCGAGGGTTCGCTGGCCGAACTGCCGGGCGAGCGTCCGGCCGACGATGACGAGCACTCCGATGAGCTCGCTGCCCGCCGCGCCGCGCGTCGTACCGGCTGA
- a CDS encoding bifunctional nuclease family protein, which yields MPANQPIVLLREVSGERYLPIWIGAVEATAIAFAQQGVVPARPMTHDLFRDVLAALGQELQQVRITGLRDGVFYAELIFGGGVEVSARPSDAIALALRTGTPIFGAAEVLDEAGIAIPDEQEDEVEKFREFLDTITPEDFGTTG from the coding sequence ATGCCCGCCAATCAGCCCATCGTGCTGCTGCGGGAAGTGTCGGGGGAGCGATACCTCCCGATCTGGATCGGCGCGGTGGAGGCCACTGCTATCGCCTTCGCGCAACAGGGCGTGGTGCCTGCCCGGCCGATGACTCACGACCTGTTCCGCGACGTGCTGGCTGCCCTGGGTCAGGAGCTGCAGCAGGTGCGCATCACCGGGCTGCGCGACGGGGTGTTCTACGCCGAATTGATCTTCGGCGGGGGCGTGGAGGTCAGCGCCCGACCGTCCGACGCGATCGCGTTGGCGCTGCGCACCGGCACACCGATTTTCGGCGCGGCCGAGGTGCTCGACGAGGCCGGCATCGCCATCCCGGACGAACAAGAGGACGAGGTGGAGAAGTTCCGGGAGTTCCTGGACACCATCACGCCGGAGGATTTCGGGACTACCGGCTAG
- a CDS encoding MerR family transcriptional regulator codes for MNSPAAAGRFFSIGEVLAALQPDFPDVTISKIRFLEDKGLIEPARTPSGYRQFRGADVDRLRYVLTAQRDRYLPLKVIKDNLAALDGAPADLRLDRAGMLAATGLNEAALSELDASGLLARRRGGHYSADDVAIAGIVAELARFGLEPRHLRAFKGAADREVGVIEQATLPRAAARNAEELSAARAKADEVVELFLQLHAALLRAGVRRDIGG; via the coding sequence GTGAACTCACCGGCCGCGGCCGGAAGGTTCTTTTCCATCGGCGAGGTGCTGGCTGCGCTGCAGCCGGACTTCCCGGATGTGACGATCTCCAAGATCCGCTTCCTGGAGGACAAGGGCCTGATCGAGCCGGCCCGCACGCCCAGCGGGTACCGCCAGTTTCGCGGCGCCGACGTCGACCGTCTGCGCTACGTGCTCACCGCGCAGCGCGACCGGTACCTGCCGCTGAAAGTGATCAAGGACAATCTCGCCGCGCTGGACGGCGCCCCGGCGGATCTACGGCTGGACCGGGCCGGGATGCTCGCCGCCACCGGTCTGAATGAGGCCGCGCTCAGCGAACTGGACGCCTCCGGTTTGCTGGCCCGCCGCCGCGGCGGGCATTACAGCGCTGACGACGTGGCGATCGCGGGCATCGTCGCCGAGCTCGCCCGGTTCGGCCTGGAACCCCGTCACCTGCGGGCTTTCAAGGGCGCGGCGGATCGCGAGGTCGGTGTCATCGAACAGGCCACGCTGCCCCGCGCTGCGGCACGCAACGCCGAGGAACTCAGCGCGGCCCGGGCTAAGGCGGACGAGGTGGTCGAGCTCTTCCTGCAATTGCACGCCGCTCTGCTGAGAGCCGGCGTCCGACGCGACATCGGAGGCTGA
- a CDS encoding FHA domain-containing protein has product MPFCSQCGHQASPEARFCESCGTALATASGGGAEVTSSIQISGLELVDAEAGLLSPADQAAVDALPPDSALLIVQRGPESGSRFLLDADSTTAGRHPDSDIFLDDVTVSRRHAQFQRTDSGGFSVRDVGSLNGTYVNRERIEETLLSGGDEVQIGKYRLVFFAAASETAGSEIPR; this is encoded by the coding sequence ATGCCCTTCTGCAGTCAGTGCGGCCACCAGGCGAGCCCGGAGGCTCGGTTCTGTGAGAGCTGCGGCACCGCATTGGCCACGGCGAGTGGCGGCGGCGCCGAGGTCACCTCGAGCATTCAGATCTCCGGCCTGGAACTGGTCGATGCCGAGGCCGGTCTGCTCTCGCCGGCCGACCAGGCCGCGGTGGACGCGCTGCCCCCGGACTCGGCGCTGCTCATCGTGCAGCGTGGGCCGGAGTCGGGCAGCCGGTTCTTGTTGGACGCCGACTCCACGACGGCCGGCCGCCACCCGGACAGCGACATCTTCCTCGATGACGTCACCGTTTCCCGCCGGCACGCCCAGTTCCAGCGCACCGACTCCGGCGGCTTCAGCGTGCGCGACGTGGGCAGCCTCAACGGCACCTACGTGAACCGCGAGCGGATCGAGGAAACCCTGCTCTCCGGCGGCGACGAGGTGCAGATCGGCAAGTACCGCTTGGTCTTCTTCGCCGCCGCCAGCGAGACGGCCGGTTCGGAGATCCCGAGGTGA
- the gcvH gene encoding glycine cleavage system protein GcvH: MTYPTDRSYTAEHEWALAAPDGSVRVGITDHAQEQLGDIVFVSLPEVGAVVTAGEPCGELESTKSVSDLYAPVSGVVAARNEAVVTAPELINSDPYDKGWMFDVTPGDPAAVGELLSAGEYANGLEH; this comes from the coding sequence ATGACCTACCCCACCGACCGCAGCTACACCGCCGAGCACGAGTGGGCGCTGGCCGCACCGGACGGCTCCGTGCGGGTCGGCATCACCGACCACGCGCAGGAGCAACTCGGCGACATCGTGTTCGTCTCGCTGCCCGAGGTGGGCGCGGTGGTCACGGCGGGAGAACCGTGCGGGGAACTGGAATCCACCAAGAGTGTCAGTGACCTGTACGCCCCTGTTTCCGGCGTCGTTGCGGCCCGCAACGAGGCCGTGGTCACCGCCCCGGAACTGATCAATTCCGACCCCTATGACAAGGGCTGGATGTTCGACGTGACGCCCGGTGATCCGGCCGCAGTCGGCGAACTGCTCTCCGCGGGGGAATACGCCAATGGCCTGGAGCACTAA
- a CDS encoding DUF881 domain-containing protein, with the protein MSGSGSEPEDVGAFDASFDYVARPPEEASEDLGEEVEEDETVLMDGLALRFGTPARSPAPPAPVPTKAPPPEPRKATGLTALFGPGRRPKPKIATRLGIGVLLGLLGFFAVVQVRLQNGDSTLRSARQSDLIRILDDLNDRSDRLESEIRDLDARRTELQSGTDSSKAALTEASRRKSVLGILAGTVPAHGPGITLRITDPQKKVDAAVLLDTLEELRDAGAEAVQINDVRVVASTALVDAEPGSVRVDSQLVTAPYVLKVIGDPDTLDPALRIPGGVFAVLGERGATPTVSAADQVVVDATRPNENEQYARPIQSAPSN; encoded by the coding sequence ATGAGCGGGTCGGGCTCGGAGCCGGAGGATGTCGGCGCGTTCGACGCCTCCTTCGACTACGTCGCGCGCCCACCCGAGGAGGCGTCAGAGGATCTTGGGGAGGAGGTCGAGGAGGATGAGACCGTCCTGATGGACGGTCTCGCGCTGCGGTTCGGCACCCCTGCCCGCAGCCCCGCGCCGCCGGCGCCGGTGCCCACGAAAGCCCCGCCACCCGAACCGCGGAAAGCGACCGGTTTAACCGCGCTGTTCGGCCCGGGTCGCCGACCCAAACCCAAGATCGCCACCCGCCTGGGGATCGGCGTGCTGCTCGGCCTGTTGGGCTTCTTCGCGGTGGTGCAGGTGCGATTGCAGAACGGCGACAGCACGCTGCGCAGCGCCCGGCAGAGCGATCTGATTCGCATCCTGGACGACCTGAACGACCGCTCCGACCGACTGGAGAGCGAGATCCGCGACCTGGACGCGCGACGCACCGAACTGCAGTCGGGCACCGATTCGTCCAAGGCCGCGCTCACCGAGGCGTCCCGACGCAAGTCGGTGCTGGGCATCCTCGCGGGCACCGTGCCCGCGCACGGGCCCGGCATCACCCTGCGCATCACCGACCCGCAGAAGAAGGTCGACGCTGCGGTGCTGCTGGACACCCTGGAGGAACTGCGCGACGCCGGGGCCGAGGCCGTGCAGATCAACGACGTGCGGGTGGTGGCCAGCACGGCACTGGTGGACGCCGAGCCGGGCAGTGTGCGGGTGGATAGCCAGTTGGTCACCGCGCCCTACGTGCTCAAGGTGATCGGCGACCCGGATACTCTCGACCCGGCGCTGCGCATCCCCGGTGGGGTGTTCGCGGTGCTCGGTGAGCGTGGCGCAACCCCCACGGTCAGCGCCGCCGACCAGGTGGTGGTCGACGCGACCCGCCCGAACGAGAACGAGCAGTACGCCCGACCCATACAATCCGCCCCCAGCAACTGA
- a CDS encoding small basic family protein: MIAALGLAVGVALGLFFKPSVPFWLQPYLPIAVVAALDALFGGARAMLDGIFSDKVFVVSFIANVLVAVLVVFIGDRLGVGGQLTTGVIVVLSIRIFSNVAAIRRHLLSA; encoded by the coding sequence GTGATCGCCGCCCTGGGCCTCGCCGTGGGGGTAGCACTCGGGTTGTTCTTCAAACCCTCGGTGCCGTTCTGGTTGCAGCCCTACCTGCCGATCGCGGTGGTGGCCGCCCTGGACGCGCTGTTCGGGGGAGCGCGCGCGATGTTGGACGGCATCTTCAGCGACAAGGTGTTCGTGGTCTCGTTCATCGCCAACGTGCTGGTCGCCGTGCTGGTGGTGTTCATCGGCGACCGACTCGGCGTCGGCGGGCAGCTGACCACGGGCGTGATCGTGGTGCTGTCCATCCGCATCTTCTCCAACGTCGCGGCCATCCGCCGCCATCTGCTTTCCGCCTGA